Genomic segment of Labrus mixtus chromosome 1, fLabMix1.1, whole genome shotgun sequence:
AATTGGGAGACCACATGTGTACGTGAGGGTTTGTAGCTGTGCAGGTTTAAAGCATGTTTGTCCAATGGGTAGCAGTTTACACATTTTCCTGCTTATAATGTGTCACTGTAGGCTATGCTCAATACATGTAGATGTAGATTTAAATGGAATAACTATTGAAAAAGCCATGTGGATTCTTATTCAAAACCTAAAACCAAAACGGAACAAATACCGAATCAATCAATGAAGATGTGTATTTgagtatgtatatatatatatatatactctgATTAATGAGGGAAACATGtctattcattttctttgaagtaatacatttaagaaaaaaaaaaaacccttctgtTGAATAAAAAAGGCACTTCTTTAAGTTTCTTATTTCAGTCCAATCAGAGAAGACTAACCATCAAATGTTCATACTTCAAAAGCTGGAAACAGTGAATGATATTGTAAGCCTTAGTGCATAAATTATTCAAAAAGTAACACATTTTCTGATGAATTGATGAGTTAATTGTTTCAAATAGGAACATGAAAAtcccaaaaatgtaaaagggGACACCATACTTGTGAACCTCAGATGAAGCAGTCTCTTTCAAAGCCAGAGGCAAAACAGTCAAGTAGAGGATGGCAATGTCATTAAGTCTAAATGTGTTCCATTGACGGAGAATGGGAGAGCGACTCTGGATATACATGATGACTTAATGGGAAGTGGGGAGTATTTTCCAGTTAATACTGAGTAAAACTgcaaatgaattgaagtgaGCTGGGTGTAAAAGCTCAAGTAAACAGTTTATGAGTCCAGAAAGGTAGCACTGCCTGTTTTGCCACATGACACAAACGGTGAAAACAGAGCACTCATAACACTCTGTTCAGGGCTGGATCTCCCTTTAATTGTAAAAATtaagccaaaaaagaaaaacacactctaTTGTTTGATTAGTGAAGAGAGAGTGCTCCTTGCTATTCGTGTCATCTGTAGCTgtaaagacaaaataatgatGCTGGATAAACACAATAGGCGGAGGCCGATGTAATATGTGACTAAAACCATTTTGGTGGGAGGTAACTGGTATTATGAGAGCTTGGATTTAGCTTTCAGAGGTTTGTCCAGTGGTGCATACTGTCTCTAGTGGAAAATACTGTAAACTGACAAAGAGTTACTAATTTAAAGGTGCTGTCTGACCTCTGCTGGTAAAAGATGATATTGCAGGAAATATACCCATGGATGAATATGCAATACAGCACAAAAGagaaaaggtgaacagaaaatgATGCCCATTATATCCTACTGCAAAATCTATTACTTTGTTGTCAATTTAATTTGAGGTATTATTAGGTACAGCAAACATTAATTTAACCTCaagtgacagaaagagaaaaaaaaacaaagaagaggtgGATGAGAATTTTTACAGCtccacaaatcaacaacaaaaacctaaAGCATCAAACAGTCCAAATAGTCAATCACATGcaaactacacttttttttaatgttttgtagcTGCAGTAGGTCCTGCATCACAGAACACTGATGATCAACccaagaaaataaaatccttaGTCATTTGTGGTTACAAAACTGTTGAAGCGTATTatcattttacactttttttcaaGGTAGTCGGCCTCCATAagttactgtaaacattaatggAAGCATTAGGTCAGCTTGCCTGATCGTTAATGACGCTTATCCTTcaaaaaatcaaaacggatTGAGTTATCACATAATgcgctaatcagacctattttttgttgttctgctataaaaaggcttttattaaagagcccatattatgccctttttggggttcgtatatttaatctatgtacctacttttgtacgttcacaatagctaaagttcgaaaaaagtgtttgttttcatgtactgctcctcattgctccctctccgctctgagtccgtcagctacgctctgctgagcccccactgttagaccccacgtgggccaagtctgctctgattggtctgccgatccgctttgtcgttattggtcagttgctcagcacgcttctcggaaatttcaacatgagctgcagggcttgccacaacgagccaatgggcttagatcagtgatctcacactgacaatgacgtcggactgaaacatttttatcgaggggggctagaaccgagcgttacaagCGAATTTTTGCAcacagatgtgcctaaacatgcacaggacacttagaaaacacactaaagggcatataaaaccagaagaagcaaaatatgggacctttaaatggatgtgtgtgtggctgttggtgcttctgcagtcagcctcaagcagacacttgacaaactgcaggattttgcacttctgaatcagcttcatttttcaacacctgaggttgcaGCTCGGCCTTAACTCATAATTCTGATATGTGGAAACTTTCACTGACCTGCTCTCTGAACTGTTCCTGAGACAGGCAGTCGGTCACATTGACGCAGCCCAACAGGCAACCAGTGGGGTAATCTTTAGGAAATCTGGGCTCTGCAGAAAAAGAGTAAAGACTTTGTAGGAATAGTTCCCAGGTTGTTGTCACTTCAAATGAAACGCTGCATGTTGTAGAATAGAGGTAGGTCATCTCTTGGATTCACAGCCGTATTGTATGCATTACATTTACCTTTCTTGAAGATGTGGCGGTACATCGATTCCACCTCAGTAACCTCCTGAGGGGTGGGCTTCTTGGCTGCAGCAGCAATCCAAAGACGACCTCGATGAGATGTGTACCAAGTTCGGCCTTCTACCCTACACACCCCACAACACATAAAAAGCAAAGTTAGCTCTGCTTTCATTTGCCTGACAGTGAaaagtttatacatttttgtgatttttgtggTTATAGTGACATTTTATCTATCTTCAAAGCTCACTCGGGagtttgtttactctttaccTCTTGATTCCTTTCACCAGCAGCGATGCCCACGGTTGGTGCATGCTGAGGCACCAGCCTCCGTCAGACATCTCCTGCAGCTCTTTATCCTGGAGCCGCAACTTGGAAcgttcttctcctcctttgtcCTTAGCTGAACTCTTTACCTGCTCCACgtttctcttcttgttttcaCTTCCTCCAACATCCACCCACTAGAAAGTGCATTCATTTTACTGATTAAGATCATAATTACACTTTCCTCTTACATTTATAACTAAACTGTTTTTTCATTGTatcgttttctttttctttatttctctgttacttcgaaaagcctcctgtggacaggtgttacAAATGAGAATTTTGCTATAAACATTAAGACAAGTGGGACctgtgcatggttaaatgttataGCACCAAAGTTTACTGTATGTTcatggtaaataaataaataaatagttttaaccATTAACAGAGAACCATTTATTTTCCACGGTTCATGAtgtttaaatttacaagaaAATGAATAAGAATAGTTTTTACTGTGGTTATAACAGTATGTCGATcctaaatacataaaaaattaaatgtaagaCTTTCCATGAAAACGAATACAATCTGTAATGTCATTATGGAAAAAATATTATATAGGGGCAACGGTGGTCTAGTGTTtagtttgtgcgccccatgtacagaggctgttgtcctcgaaGTGGGCGGCcctggttcgaatccagcctgaggctcctttcccgcataaaaagcccaaaaatacatttaaaaagaaagaaaaatataataCAATGTTAAAAATAACCAACCTCTGGTGCAGACTGCATGATGTTGGGGTTGACCAGATCTCCGAGGGTCTGCCTTCCATCTTTTCTTTCAGAATATGTTGGTGACTTTGACTTGGGGTCGTTGTTCATAGCTTTTAGCGTCTCATCCAACCTGCAAGTAATGCAAAAGGAGAAGCTATTCAGCACAACTACAAATACATCTCACACATGAGACATAAATCTGACTTTGCAGCCTTGATTAAAAAGGTGTAAAATGATCGTACTTGTTGTAGTACTCGTTGAGGCCGTTCCCTTCATCTATCACTTGTCTACCAGCAAAGTCCAAAGTGATCTTCCTGTCCTTGCGAGATGCATGGCGGAGTTCTCTcagctcctcttcctttttcttcagCTTTTCTCGCTCACCAGGAGACAACCACTGATTAGATTCAGTGGCAAAGTAGTCGGACTCATCATCCAGAACCTGAGTTCTCCTCACACTGGAATTAAAAGGGAcggtaaattaaaaaaaaacattcatgattTCCTTCTGAAATGTGCAgttaaactgtgttttgtgATACCTGTTCCTGTCATATTCCAGcagcttttctttgtgttgaacGGCCTTCTCTAAGCCAGCCTTCATCATGGCCTCCTGGTGTGGGAGATAGTCTCTTTCTCCAGCCTCTGTCaccaaaattaaaaacaactcATAGCATCAATCCTCTTCATTCTTATTCTTAGTGTTTCATGACTCTGACCAGTTTTTACTCTCACCTCCCATAAGCTTCTTTCTTAGTTTCTGGCTTTTGTTGGAGTCTCGTTGCAGGATCTCATGCTCCTCTTTTGTGCAGACCTGAAGCAGTAGAAAAACTGTGAGTAAATAATAATACACCCAAAAATGAGGACAGTCAACATCACAAGAACTAGTTGAAGAGAATAGAATCTAAGGAGTCAAAAGACTTTAGTACCAGGCTTCCACAGAAGAGGCAGGGTCCCGAGCCCTCCTGCTCACACACAATGCGGCCACAGCTGATGCAGTTGTTGATGAGTCTGTGCTTCTGGGCAAGGCACTCACAGGCATGTCGACCAGGCAGTAAGACAGCCAGCCTGTCCTGTCCCTCCGTATTATACAAATTGACgtacttatttttcttcttcgttGAGGACGTACTGCTGTTTTCTTGGGCCTGAGGAGACAAGGcaagaagaaatcaaatcaacGAGGTAGGAATATTAGTAtactgatgaaaaaaagaaaagaaaattaaattctaaaaacattttttttatcaacacaaGCACTTGGAGTGGTGAGTCGTGGACGTTCTCAGACCACATTAACTTCATAAAAGGAGGTTGTGAGAGAGCAGAGGTTTTGGCTTACCCTCATTTGATCTATTGGGGTTTTGACTGCCTCAGGCTCAGGTTCTGTTTGGCTCACTGTCAACACCTCCTGTTTGTTACGGCCCTTGCGTTTGGACTTCTTCTGGGTGTCTTTGGTCATGTCTTGTGAATCTAGGAAAcagttgtgttttcttcagcAAATACTGGGAATATCACATCTCAAAGAAATTCTGAATACACTGAACGACATTGAATACAAATCAGACAATCATTTCTTATGTTAAGTCatgctacaattctacaattcacttagcagacgcttttatccaaagcgacgtacatgcTCTTGTAAGTCATTTCATAGCAGGCTTTTATTGCCTAGAAGGAATTGATTCTACAAAACAATTCAACacattagacatttttttttgcataccTGCTGATGCAACTGAGTCCTTGAGAAGGAAAGACCCCGGTGCATCAGACACCCGATTTTGAGTCTTTTCCCATCTGTGGAGGAGCTCGTCTATAAAGATCCCTTTTCTCCCATCTGTGCCCTGCAGGAGGTCTCCAACGTATTCCTCTATCTCCTCGGCTTTTTCGATGGACAGAATGTATCTAGAAGTTGGAAATGATCAAAGAGAAATAGAACAATCAAACACTCTGCTGTGCTATTACTGTGACTAATCTTTACTTTACACACATACAAGAGATGACTTGCTATTATTGCTATTCTATGAATTACAGAAACTGGTCAAAGCATTTCAACATGCATCTGTCAGTGGCTGCTGATTATAACATGTGAGAAGTTAATCTCCCATCCttagatttctttttgtttggatAAAGCTGTTACTTAAAGGTTTTTCACATTTGCTTTTGAGGTGCAACAGAAAACACCTGAAGAGAGGGTATGTTGTCTTTGATATTTATTACTTTTCTAAACCAAACATGAACATAATTTCTGATCTGGAAATTGttatatttattaattaaaaaaatatatctatgCCACTTTAATAGCTTTCCTTGTAAAGTATCTGTGTTGAAAACAGGCTTCAAGTCTATGTGTTGGGTCTTAATTAATCAACAGATGAAACTATGTTATGTGTTATAACAAATATCACTTTGTTTGTCTGATATCTTTACATGTTTACTTCACACTGAGAAGTTTATAAGCTgcataattattaataataataataataataatacattttatttagaagcgcctttcaagacacacaaggacactgtacaacaatcaacattttaaaaacagcgatggataaaaaaaacaaaaacagcatacaataaagaaatgaaatgtaggacagtgtaattgcagtttaaaatgttagagaacttgaacagatgggttttgagtctggatttgaagatggggagagagtcAATGCATATGTCAGGTGGCagagagtccccccccccccccctatggTGCTGAGGCGGGCAGAGGGCACGGTGaggtggatggaggaggaggaggatcttAGGGAGCGGGCTGAAGTGGCGATGTGAAGGAGGTCAGACAGATATGGAGGGGTgaggttgtggatggccttGAAAGGTGTACAGGAGGAGTTTGAAGATGATTCTTTGCTTCACCGGGAGCCAGTGGAGTTGCTGTAGGATGGGCGTGACGTGATGGTCTGAGGGGGTTTTTGGTGACAATACgggcagcagagttttgaacCAATTACAAACATGTATTAACACGGCGTAAAATGATCCAGCTAAAAGCAAGAGCAAAGATATAAAAATGAAGAGTCTGCCTTCCGTTTGCTAATAAACAGCTGATTCACCTGTCAAACTATCTACCTGCGACAGTGACGCGATCTGTTTCAGAGGAaacagtcaaataaacacacacaagagacGTCAACACTCATCCGTGTACACAAATTCAACTGTGAAGCCTAAACGTGGTacctaaaaaaacacacagtaacacacatgaTATGTTTTTTATGTCGTAGACTCGCAGCTTCCGGTTTGTCGGCACTTCAAACATCATATTAAACAAACTTTTCATTTCTTACTGGACGATGTCTTCGCATGCCTCCAACCCGAACTTGTGGTGTAGCTGGTCCACACACCACTGCAGCAAAGCCTCCGACATTGTCACGAATTTAAGTCTTTTAAACCAAAAGATTAAACCAGAGCTGCCTGTGTCGTGTCAactgtgtggatgtgtttccAATCGGCGGAATAATAATGGCGCACACAGAAGGTGCGGAGGAGAATACCATCCTGAATAAACACGTCTTATGAAATTAAAGTGTCCGACTGAAAATTTGGACGACTTCTTCAGACCACTTCAAAGTAGAAAAACCCCCACTTAACATAATCGGTCATAATCTTCTCGCTCTCTTCAGGTAGACGCAACTGTTTGTAAACATGTACAGATTTCTAGGTGTAACTGGGTGCGTCTGTAAAGGTCGGTCACTAGGTGGCAGTCTTGTAATGCGAGGAAATCTAAATGCCTGCAGAGGTCGGTAGGTAGAGATATCATAGGCCTCAACCTTGATTTAGGTACTAATTTCAAACTAGCAAATTAAAGCTTCATACCTGTCCTATGTATCCGATGTCCCTTATGAGATTATATTTTTGAGTTggctatacaaataatgtctgatttttggggggaaataaaAAGGTGATGATCCCTCTTCTGTTTAAAGATTATTTGAAAAAGTCACATGCATTATTCACCAAGGGCTACATTTTCTTACTGTCAAATAAGAGACTTTAAATTCAAGCAATAGTGAGGTTGTAGTGTcaattttctttcattctttgtCTTTAAATCCAACAAGGATGGAGGCATGCTGGTGCACACAATTCTACAGGATGTTTTAATGGAGTACATGTGTGTTATCCCCACGTTTATTAAGGATGTCAGGAAGTCTATTGTTGTCAGTTTCTGTATGCACTCAAGACATGCACAAAGGGCTCAAGGTTGTCATTTGCAGTCAAAGTAGGAATATGTGGATGAGGCAGTAGTCTGATACACTACACATACAAGAGGTCTGCAAGAACACTCTCTTTACATGCTGCcagcttttaaaacagaaaaaaaaacatttatttgtcagAAAAATTTTATCAGACAGGAACAAAACATCATACATTTAAGTTAGTACACTTAAAAACTATGATGGCTTCACAGTGATTCTTTGAGTCACATTATCACATTATGTCAGAGTAAAAGTTAGTAAGAAACAATAAGGAAGACCAAGTAAGATTTTTGTTAAATTGATGTGTTCAGTTATGCTTATAACTATAATCAACATAATGTCTATTTACAGACAGCGATTTGCACTGTTTGGATACATAACCCATACATGGGTTTTCATGTGATACAACACATACATTTCAATACAAGGTAGTACAGATGTTAtgcttgtatatgtaatatatatagaaaaaaagaacGATCATACACTCATAATATCACATAATAAACCAAATATGTATTCTTCATGGATTAGGAAATGAAGCTACTTAAAGAATACTAAGAGGTTTTAGTTATTAGTCGTTTTAAACTTCAGATTGATTTAGACGTTTTACTCTTGTGTTCAGTTACATTGTTCAATATGACAGACTAAAGCTGGTCATTTCATCAACTTTAAAAGGCAAACCTTAATTGGATGTCACATACAATTTGAcctgattaaaaaatgtgtcaatatATGAGTCTCGTACTTGAAGACTGAAAACCTTCCAAATTACTGGCCCATGTGTTTACAAATGTAACTTTGttaagagagattttttttaaacttctttcaaTTGAAAAAATCTTTGGAAATGGCCTCGACAAAGTTGGGTGCTGACATAAGGATTGAGATGGTGCAGAGGATAGTGAAGAGCGAGAAAGCCATGAGACAAAGCCTGTCGATAACAGCTGCAGCAAATTTCCACTCGTTGCACGTGGACTCGTCCTCATCCTGGGCACGGAAGCGTTTGGCAATGAAGCGCACCTCGTCCAGGATCTTGGCCAACTCTGGTTCCAGGCTGCCCAACGAGGAGACGTGAGCTGTGGGGAGGAGCAACTCCTCTTCACCTGCCCGAGCAACCAGCCGTCCACAGAGGACCCCGGAGTCAGGCGAGGTGGCGGCTGTGGAGTAGGGAATGCTCTCCAGGCCTCGGACACCGACATAGAGCATGTTGCCGTTGGTGGATTGGGAGGCTGAGGCGCTGGCGTTGAGCTCCATGCTGGTCAGGCTGCTCCGTGGACCCTTGTTGTGACAGGCTGGACGCACCCGCCCTTCACCTGGACGCTTCATACGCAGGAACCAGGCGCACCAATTCAGTAGGAAAACACGGGTCTATGAGAAAAGTGAACAAAGTAAGTATTGAATAATActctaaaacataaaacaatctAACCCAAATGTAGAATACATCACTCAAAGAGAGGCAGGTCTGCATTATCTGTCTACTGTCATTTGTTTGGATTGCcacaagtgtttttaaaagttgaccCCAGGTCTTTTCAAAAAGTgacaattttaaaaacagctgattcaACCATTTTCTGAGGTAATAGCAGGAACTGATTAGTTGATAGGTTTCAATTGCAAAACACTTGGTCAACACATGTACGTGCCAAAAGTGTAATAAATGCCCTGCAGAAGGTTAATTATTAAACTAGTCCGCCCCCAAAGCGGGCCCATAGcttcctggcaaacagctacaacatgctCGCCTATAAGTCAACTCAGCCTTATTATGCATAATTCTTAAACCTTAATATAGTTAGAACAGATGAGTTGTAAAAACACTCAACCCATACAGTTTTAACCAACAAAGAAATTAGCTatagagaccaaaactgtttttttgcaacatgctgtaaacatgtttttgtgtttgctgtaaaaaagaagaactaGAAGAACTGCAGTTACTTGTACTTCCACATTGGtgtatttttcaacaccagaggttgacGCTTGTTAAGACACATGGCATTAAAGAAGCAATACAAATTAATCTTGGTAAACAGTCTTGAGTGAGTCAGCATTGACTTTAACCAACTAAAACAGCAAGTAAATGTCCTCATGTTACCACAATATAATACACCGTCTCAGTGTATTGCCAAAGGAAAGTTATTATAGAGTCAAGACATAAGTCAGAGAGAATATGTAAAAATGATACTCACCCACTTTGGCATCTTGCCTCCATTGGGGTCATGGTGGTGATATTGTAAAACTATAACTGTAGCAATCACTGAGAGGCCAACAATGACCATGGTGATGGCAAAGTACTCAGCTAGGGGaaggaaaaatagaaaaacttaTCAAGAAAggataaaagaaacaaattcaTGTTACAGCACAAGAAGAATAAACAgaggataaaataaaaaggaaaaggggAAATTCATGGCCAACGAGAGTCAAACTCCTCACATCCAACCCACAGCCCTTTTAACTTCAAATATTGTGACTCTAATATCCAAGTTAAAAAGTTGTAATATTGCTAGGCTGCTTAAACTTCCTTTCACCCTAATATAGGAAAACGTCTGATGAAAAATGACAACACAGACCTATCAAAGGC
This window contains:
- the trip4 gene encoding activating signal cointegrator 1, with the protein product MSEALLQWCVDQLHHKFGLEACEDIVQYILSIEKAEEIEEYVGDLLQGTDGRKGIFIDELLHRWEKTQNRVSDAPGSFLLKDSVASADSQDMTKDTQKKSKRKGRNKQEVLTVSQTEPEPEAVKTPIDQMRAQENSSTSSTKKKNKYVNLYNTEGQDRLAVLLPGRHACECLAQKHRLINNCISCGRIVCEQEGSGPCLFCGSLVCTKEEHEILQRDSNKSQKLRKKLMGEAGERDYLPHQEAMMKAGLEKAVQHKEKLLEYDRNSVRRTQVLDDESDYFATESNQWLSPGEREKLKKKEEELRELRHASRKDRKITLDFAGRQVIDEGNGLNEYYNKLDETLKAMNNDPKSKSPTYSERKDGRQTLGDLVNPNIMQSAPEWVDVGGSENKKRNVEQVKSSAKDKGGEERSKLRLQDKELQEMSDGGWCLSMHQPWASLLVKGIKRVEGRTWYTSHRGRLWIAAAAKKPTPQEVTEVESMYRHIFKKEPRFPKDYPTGCLLGCVNVTDCLSQEQFREQFPDTCEESASPFVFICTNPQEMLVKFPMKGRHKIWKLESHYHQGAKKGLVPSAAE